GAGCTGACCAGGGACAGGTCCATGGTGAAGGAGCCGTTGGAGGCGCCTCCAGCCACAGGGATCCCCACCTCGATGCCAGCGGTGGGCGCAGCGCCGCCGGGGACCGAGGAGAACAAGGAGCTGAGGTCCAGGCTGGACAGCTGCTCCGCCCCGCCAACGCCAGCACCAGCTACTGACGACGGGGTGGAGCTGATGAGTTCACTGCTGGGAGTCAGGGTGGGTGTGGTCTCCATCTGGCACAGAACATCTGCAGAACAGagaacaataacaaaacaatgtgAATGCTGTGAGAAGCACTGGAAACTACAGTGTTCTGGCcaattaccgatctttaaaaagcctgacgtgctgattccgattttggctgataccactttgttttttttgtctgaaatgtcgctgAATATAGTAAGAAAGTTGCTGAactggcaacagtggggtgactactGTTAACTGGAGACATGCAGGGGTTTTCTTGGGTTAGGAGGAACCCTGCTGGGTACCCACCGGGGCTGAGGTGGTGGTGTTTGAGCATGTGGCTCTTCAGGTTGCTGCGGGAGGAGAAGTGTTTGGAACAGTTGGCCACCGGACAGCGGGTCCTCAGGGTGCTGGCGTCTTGTTTATGCTTCTTAGAGTGGATGTATAAGCTGCTGCGGGCTGAAAACTTGGCGTAGCAGCCTGAGGACAGGAAGCAGACATTATGGTTCCTGTGACCAGAGGTGGACAGAGGacacaaaaattgtactcaagtaaaagtaccactacaacatatttttactcaagtaaaaagtagccatttGAGAAATTACTCAAGCAGGAGTAAATaagtatttagtaaaaagtCTTGtaaagtactgagtaactgatcaaattaacaATCACATAAggttaaaaattacataatcagacggaacaaaatataaagtggaagtgttggtattttaaggaggaaaatgataataattcacataaataacaaaattagtgtctttcaataaaaaaaacttatggaGCTTTAATAAAGAcctgcagctgtgtgtctgtgtctgatacatttttggttaaaacatgtttgttcttcattcagtgggtagagaatccagaaatttcactCAAGAGCAGCGATACTTTGCTAAAATTACtgaagtacagcatagtaaaactacttgtaaaagtacatttttttcaaaaaaagttactcaagtaaatttAATTGGGTAAATGTAACAAGCTACTTCCCAACTCTAGTAACTAGCTGAGGCACATCTGCTGGATAATTCAATGGTCACAATTGCTGAGTCGCTTTAAACCACGTCCTCTGTCGTAAAGGCTGCTAGACGGATAAAGAGTTAGCCGACCTTCTGCGTGGCACTGAAAGGGTTTGGTGCCCAGGTGGGTGATGCTGTGGCCCTTCAGGTGCTCAGCTCTGGTGAAAGACTTCCCACAGCCCTCCTCCGGACAGACAAATCGACGGTCATCGTCATGTTTCCTGATAAAAACCATGCAGACAGCCATTATCATTTCATACGCCAAGGAGATGGAACCGCTTTTCACGTCAGAGGAAGCTCTCACCGTTTGTGACGGAGCAGCTTGGACATGCTGGTGAATGACCAACCGCAGCCCTCCGAGTCGCACACAAAGGGCCTTTCACCTGAGGAAACAGCCGCATGGTAACCATGACGACATGTTAAAAGTCTCTTCggtttgaattgtttttctgGATACGTCACAAATACGTTTCGGAAGGTGAAAGTTCTTACATCCTTTTGCCTTCAGTGTcgtgacttttttatttatttttgcagagaTTAATGATAATACATCCTGGTTATTAAAATTGTCTGCTAATATCCCTGGcttttctgatcattttcacCGTTTTCTGATCTCTTCCATTTTGATTGAGAACTTTGAAAGCACAGTGCGAACAGGTTAGAGCACAAAGTGTTCCATGTCTCTGGAGTTTGGACTTTAACACTGTGAGGAAGGATTCTAATGTTGGACGACAACTGCTTTGATGATTCAACAAGTGAAACACTCTCACTGAAAAAACTCAACTCAGCTGAGACTCAAACCCGACTGGGATTTTAGCACACAAGCTGATCAAGTATGCATGTTGTTATCTGACGAacacacacgtgtgtgtgtaATGGCCCACCAGCTCACCTGTGTGACTCCTCATGTGAATTTTCAGGCGGCAGGCCTTGTCGTAGGTCTTGTCGCAGCCTGGGTAGGTGCAGCTGAACTGGCCCGTTTCTCTGAAGTGAGTGCGATTGTGTGAGAAGAGGGCactgaaggtgatgaaggtttTCTCGCAGCCTGTACAGGAGAGGAGAGCAGCTGGAGCTTAAAAAACCAGcagtgcaccgattgcagttttctggccaactGACGATTACAGATTTTTTCAAGAGCCTGAGAGGCCGATTTCGATCTTGGCCTATACCGATTTTTTGTTGTCATCTTAAacgttgctaaatatagcaagaaacgCACTGTTTCTGAGTTGGAAACAATGGGGTGACTATTTATTACAAACACGACCTAGTGGGCCGGTCTGCCAGTCAAACCTCTCTAACTTCGGaacagaagaggacagtggatgatttttagacctttgccgaTAAGATAAGATCGGAGGAAAAGATCGGCTTCACGTGCAAGTATCGGTCTTTATCTGTGCCGATAAAGACTCAAGATTGGACCCACAAGCTCAAATATATACACCACCTCTAAGTAGGCCAATCAGAAAACGTTCCTAAACCAATGTTGTCTGTATTTGGGAACAACTTCCTGTTGAAAAACTAGCTTCATCCATCTGACCCAGGATGTCCCAAACGGATCTGGAAGTAGCTGAACACTAAAGTGTCCACAGTGAAATCAACATGGCCAGAAAGGTTCGACCCTGAGGATCGACTGAAACTTGCCGGTTTTTAAACCAGCATTCTAAGATAAAGTTTAATAGTAACACGGGTAAAATATTAATCTATCAGTGGATAACCATGTTATTGCCTTGGTGACGGTGGTCCAGGTGCAATTACCTAAGGAACCGTTTATCCAAATATCAGCACTGTATGGATGTATTTGAACCGTAATGTATTCAGAGAAAATTCTCAATGAATCCAAACTTGTGGACCAGCTGCACTGGGTTTTCCTGAGTTCAGCGAAAGCGTTTGTGCCTCACAGTAAAAGGCCTTCATGAGCTAAATGAGCATGGGAACTATCGGACAAGTACCTGGGAATTCACACTTGTGGGGCCTCTGTGGTGAAAAGTGGACCCTCTGGTGATTGGCGAGGCGAGTGGCACTGCGGAACTTCTCGTTGCACACCTCGCAGGCGAAGGCGTGGTCCTGCTCGTGGACTTTGACATGAGCCTTCAGGTTGTAGACCGTGGTGAACCTCCTGCCGCAGCCTTCGAACTCGCAGGTGTGCGGACGCTGCTTGTCGTGGGACTGGAGGTGGCGCTTCAGCTTGTAGGAGGTGGCAAAGGCCCAGCCGCAACCCTCCACTTTGCACTGGTACGGCCGTGGCTCCTCCGCGTGGTACAGCAGGTGGACCTTCAGCTTCTGGCGAGAGTCAAACGCGGAAGAGCAGCCGGGTTCCGGGCAGGCGAAGGTGGCCGCAGTGTCCTTTTTTGATCTGATCAGGGATAAGGAGTTCAGGTCTTCATTGCTACGCCCCCCAACGGGGCCTTTTGGCGATGGCACAATCAGGTCGGCCTCTGTCACAGCACACAGCACTCCGGCTTCCTGTTTCGCAACAGAACATGCGTCCAGTGAGGCGCCCAGTTCTGATAAGGAGCAGTCATCCACCAAGGCCAGCTCGGAGTCACTGACAGACACACCAGGTCTGGGCTCTTCCTGCTGACTGGAGCTGGCTACTGCCAGGGTGCTGATCTTCCCGATCGATTTAGTACCACTGTCATAATTGAGAAGAACTATATCCTCATGGTCTTTCATGCCTAGATGTTCCTTTAAGCTCACCATGTCATCCTCTTTGTGGACATACCCCTCTGGTGGGGCCGCCAGAGTCAGTACCCCATTCTCAATAGTGACAATTATGCTTTGGTTGTTTATTGTAATGGTCCCGGAAAAGGTCTCCGCGGCAGGCGGACTGCTGGAGGAAGTGACCGGGTGTGAACCGTCCTGCAGTCCCGCTGTCTCGGAGCCGTAGGCTGGTTTCTCCATAGCCTCCACGACCTCCGCCGCCCCGGAGGTCAGCGCCGCGTCGTGGTCTGGTCGGCCACTGAGCAGCCTGTCGTCACCGTTTTCCGTACAGATCTGCCCACAGAGCTTATCGCCATATTTGTTCGTCAAAACTACATCTTCGACGGTATGATGGTCGCCAGCTGTCTTGGCACTCAGCACCGCGGGATTATCggttaataaactgaaaacatgcTCTGCCCTCTTCGGTGTTTGCGTGTCAGGACAGCTCAGGATGTCCGCGGTCTCACAGAAGGCGACCCCGCCGCTGCCAGCCTCCATGGAGCCGCGGCCCTCCGCTTCCTCACCCGTCACTTTACATCCGCTGTCGCACGAGCAGTCCGCTCGGTTTCTGCTCGCGGAGACTGCTCCATCCTCTCTGTCGGTGTTAAACACAACGTATAATTCCTGCGTTTGTCTGTCAGTTTTTCTCCCCAGGTTCCGGCTTCCCGCCGAAGCATTAAGAAAAGCTCCGAGGCTGTCACCGGGAGGCTGCTTCACAGCGCAGTCCTCACGCTGCTGCCGTAAAACCGGAGAAGACAACGCCAGCTGCCTCTGCGGCATCGCTTCCGCCTCCCCCTCGAACAGAGGCAGCGCCATTTGCATTATCTCACCGTTTTCCTCATATCGCCACTCCGTTCTGCTGAAGTCGTGCGAG
Above is a genomic segment from Xiphophorus couchianus chromosome 20, X_couchianus-1.0, whole genome shotgun sequence containing:
- the LOC114135403 gene encoding zinc finger protein ZXDC; this encodes MEIQGLSDAQNIHSQHGALHRTASSALRSTVASLPQLISIENEAAGPPELPELQSDSNNNAGPKTAQFRLLGENGSSLARSPVTKHVSASCSIAPEDRAILGLHNMINAEKENVFNSLLGSHDFSRTEWRYEENGEIMQMALPLFEGEAEAMPQRQLALSSPVLRQQREDCAVKQPPGDSLGAFLNASAGSRNLGRKTDRQTQELYVVFNTDREDGAVSASRNRADCSCDSGCKVTGEEAEGRGSMEAGSGGVAFCETADILSCPDTQTPKRAEHVFSLLTDNPAVLSAKTAGDHHTVEDVVLTNKYGDKLCGQICTENGDDRLLSGRPDHDAALTSGAAEVVEAMEKPAYGSETAGLQDGSHPVTSSSSPPAAETFSGTITINNQSIIVTIENGVLTLAAPPEGYVHKEDDMVSLKEHLGMKDHEDIVLLNYDSGTKSIGKISTLAVASSSQQEEPRPGVSVSDSELALVDDCSLSELGASLDACSVAKQEAGVLCAVTEADLIVPSPKGPVGGRSNEDLNSLSLIRSKKDTAATFACPEPGCSSAFDSRQKLKVHLLYHAEEPRPYQCKVEGCGWAFATSYKLKRHLQSHDKQRPHTCEFEGCGRRFTTVYNLKAHVKVHEQDHAFACEVCNEKFRSATRLANHQRVHFSPQRPHKCEFPGCEKTFITFSALFSHNRTHFRETGQFSCTYPGCDKTYDKACRLKIHMRSHTGERPFVCDSEGCGWSFTSMSKLLRHKRKHDDDRRFVCPEEGCGKSFTRAEHLKGHSITHLGTKPFQCHAEGCYAKFSARSSLYIHSKKHKQDASTLRTRCPVANCSKHFSSRSNLKSHMLKHHHLSPDVLCQMETTPTLTPSSELISSTPSSVAGAGVGGAEQLSSLDLSSLFSSVPGGAAPTAGIEVGIPVAGGASNGSFTMDLSLVSSGILTIDPSSVGTTLVASAGTTLAKPLEPLVMVTGADLAHQHGLEGTVGDVLPPQGTLNLDDVQSVTPEALGTLAALSMQGATVDPALQHPLGSTGGLGVESAAGLAVAPVSELLASPSKVAEVGAQGGVGHLLGCVEVLGPQEGGKVVTSQFIFPGSGGSGFSPQKELDLAVSPSSFLDSGGSARTDYRAIQLAKKKKQRGSSAGAGTSGSCQRKTKASKVAVATVPLTSSGTRYGDGAVAAGGGLTLRDPVTGTQYVQIQLLQDDPASDGDLAFQLSSQPSTSDSQLTVDLPVNILQEPSVMTEEDNGSDNSQFTGSTINLQDLE